A stretch of DNA from Synechococcus sp. JA-3-3Ab:
CCCGCCACGTTCACATCTTTGCTGGCGAGGTGACCGCCGATAACCACTTTGTGCCTCGCGACGATCTGCTCACCCTCGATGTGGATCCCGACAACGAGCTGGTCTGGAACGATGCCGCCTTGCAGAAGGTCTATGCTCGTTTTGAGGAATTGGTAGAAGAGTACAGGGGCCGGGATCTGACTGAGTACAACCTGCGGCGCATCGGCTCTGACCTGGAACACTTCATTCGCTCTCTCCTCAAGCAAGGGGAAATTGCCTACAACCTGCAGGGGCGTACCCCCAACTACAGCATGGGCTTCCCCCAGATCCCTGCTGAAGAAATTGTCGGCCAGTACATCCCCAAAGGTTAGCCTCTCTTCCATCCCTGACTCTGGGCCTGCCAGCCCGCACGCCAATCGTTGACCTGTTATCGGAGTATCAGCCCATGTCTGGAGAACCTACCCCCGCCCAGGAAACCGCTGTCGAAAAGCCGGCCCGGGTTGAGGCCGCCAACCCTGCTCCCAAGGAGACTGACACTGCCCAAGCCTCGCCCAAAGCCGCAGCAAAAAAACCAGCCAAGGAAGAGAAGCCTTTCGAGCAACTCATTGCAGAAGATGTGATCCCGGCAACCATCGCCGCTTTTCAGAAACGCGGCGTCACCGATCTGCAACTGCGGCTGGAGGGCAAGACGCTGATTGGCTCGTTTGCCGGCGGCAAAAAGCAGTTTAGCGTCCTCTTTGCCGAGGGATCCCTCAATGGGCCCAAGTTCTTCCGCTGCGCTATTGAAGGATCCCCGGCCAGCACCATTGAGTCTTTTATGATCGACGAGCGTCGCGTCGATGTGCCCCTGTTCGTGTTCTATCTGCTGCAGCGCCTCTATGCCCAGCAGTGGTATTGAGCGATCCCAGGCAGATGCCTGAGCCGCCAGCCAAACCCGTAGGCAGCGCAGCCAGAGATTGAGCTAGCCACCTGTTAGGCAAGGAAGGGATCCCCGGACAGGGATCCCTTTTCGCTGAGGCGGGGGATGGGCTGTAGAAGCCAAAAGAGATTATCTTTTGTGAAGAAAAGTAAGGCGGTGCTACGGGAGAGCGCGAAATGTACATCGTGCAGATTGCGTCGGAATGTGCCCCGGTCATCAAGGCGGGGGGGCTGGGGGATGTGGTGTACGGCCTCAGCCGAGAGCTGGAAGTGCGGGGCCACTGTGTCGAGCTGGTTTTGCCCAAGTACGACACCATGCGCTACGACCAGATCTGGGGCTTGCACGACGCCTATCGCGACCTCTGGGTGCCCTGGTATGGGGGAGCTATTCACTGCTCGGTGTACTGCGGCTGGGTACATGGCCGCCTTTGCTTTTTTATTGAGCCCCACTCCGGCGACAACTTTTTTAATCGTGGCTGCTACTACGGCTGCCCGGACGACAACATGCGCTTTGCTTTTTTCAGCAAGGCGGCTCTGGAGTTTCTTCTCAAAAGCAATAAGCGCCCCGATATCATTCATTGTCACGATTGGCAGACAGGATTGGTGCCGGTGCTGCTCTTTGAGATTTACAAGTACCACGGCATGGAAAACCAGCGGGTATGCTACACCATCCACAACTTTAAACACCAAGGCTTTGGCGGCCCGGAAATCCTCTGGGCCACCGGCCTCAACCGGGAGCCCTATTACTTTCATTACGACCGCCTGCGAGATAACTTTAACCCCTTTGCCCTCAACTTTATGAAGGGCGGGATCGTCTTTTCCAACTTCGTGACCACCGTTTCCCCCACCCATGCCCTGGAAGCGCGATTTGGTAATTACAACTATGGACTGGGACACACTCTTTACTTGCACCAGCACAAGTTTCGCGGCGTCTTGAATGGCATCGACTACGATATTTGGAACCCTGAGATCGATCGCTTTATTCCTTTTCACTACACGGCGCAAACTTTGGAAAACAAGGCCAAAAACAAAAAAGCACTGCGGGATCAGCTATGGCTACAAGATGTTGATAAGCCCATTGTGGCCTATATTGGGCGGCTGGACGAGCAAAAAGGCGTGCATCTGGTGCATCATGCCATCTACCGCTCCCTGTTTAAAAATGCCCAATTCGTGCTGCTGGGATCCGCCACGGAGCCGGGGATCGGCGCCTGGTTTGCCCATGAGAAACGCTACCTCAACGACAACCCCGATGTTCACATCGAGCTGGGCTTCAACGAAGAACTTTCCCACCTCATCTATGCGGGGGCAGACATCCTTGTGGTGCCCAGCCACTACGAGCCCTGCGGCCTTACCCAGATGATCGGCCTCAAGTACGGCACGGTTCCGGTGGTGAGGGGCGTGGGCGGCCTGGTGGATACCGTTTTCGACCGCGATTACGACACTCGCAAATTGCCGGAGCAGCGCAATGGCTACGTGTTCTACCACACGGATCGCGCGGCTCTGGAGTCGGCGCTGGATCGGGCCATCGACCTGTGGTACACCGCTCCCGACCAGTTTCGCCAACTGCAAGTCCAGGGCATGAGCTACGACTACTCCTGGAACTACCCCGGCAAAGAATACCTGGAGATCTACGAGTTCATTCGCCACCGCTGAGCGATCCCCAGCGATCCCAGCCCTTGACCACAAGGGGGAAATGCTGGACGATAGGTAGCAATGCCGCTCTTAACCTTCCCTACAGATTTATTGCCGGGGAAGGGGAGCTTGCTCGGTTATCTTCTCCTACCTGAGGATCCCTGGCCGCTATGATGGGCTATCTCGCCTTGGTACTCCACGCACACCTGCCCTTTGTGCGCCACCCTGAGCAGGACTTCGTGCTGGAAGAAGAATGGCTCTACGAAGCCATCACCGAGACCTATGTCCCGCTGCTGCACATGTTCGA
This window harbors:
- a CDS encoding NAD(P)H-quinone oxidoreductase subunit M gives rise to the protein MLKCTTRHVHIFAGEVTADNHFVPRDDLLTLDVDPDNELVWNDAALQKVYARFEELVEEYRGRDLTEYNLRRIGSDLEHFIRSLLKQGEIAYNLQGRTPNYSMGFPQIPAEEIVGQYIPKG
- a CDS encoding DUF2996 domain-containing protein, with translation MSGEPTPAQETAVEKPARVEAANPAPKETDTAQASPKAAAKKPAKEEKPFEQLIAEDVIPATIAAFQKRGVTDLQLRLEGKTLIGSFAGGKKQFSVLFAEGSLNGPKFFRCAIEGSPASTIESFMIDERRVDVPLFVFYLLQRLYAQQWY
- the glgA gene encoding glycogen synthase GlgA yields the protein MYIVQIASECAPVIKAGGLGDVVYGLSRELEVRGHCVELVLPKYDTMRYDQIWGLHDAYRDLWVPWYGGAIHCSVYCGWVHGRLCFFIEPHSGDNFFNRGCYYGCPDDNMRFAFFSKAALEFLLKSNKRPDIIHCHDWQTGLVPVLLFEIYKYHGMENQRVCYTIHNFKHQGFGGPEILWATGLNREPYYFHYDRLRDNFNPFALNFMKGGIVFSNFVTTVSPTHALEARFGNYNYGLGHTLYLHQHKFRGVLNGIDYDIWNPEIDRFIPFHYTAQTLENKAKNKKALRDQLWLQDVDKPIVAYIGRLDEQKGVHLVHHAIYRSLFKNAQFVLLGSATEPGIGAWFAHEKRYLNDNPDVHIELGFNEELSHLIYAGADILVVPSHYEPCGLTQMIGLKYGTVPVVRGVGGLVDTVFDRDYDTRKLPEQRNGYVFYHTDRAALESALDRAIDLWYTAPDQFRQLQVQGMSYDYSWNYPGKEYLEIYEFIRHR